In the Chloroflexota bacterium genome, GCACCGACGAGCTGGGCCGGGACGTGCTGGCCCGGATGATCTGGGGCGGGCGGATCTCGCTCTCGATTGCCCTGCTGGTGACGGCCCTCGCGCCGACGTTCGGCGCGCTCTACGGCTACGTTGCCGCTGCGCTGCCACGGCCTCTCGGCGATCCGCTGATGCGTCTCGTCGATGGCCTGCTGGCGATCCCACGCCTGCCCCTCTACCTCGTCCTGCTCACCATCGTGGGGCCGAGCTACTGGGCCGTCGTCGCGGTGATGACCGCGTTCGAGTGGCCGGCGTTCGCCCGGCTGGCGTACCTCGGAGCGCTGGGCTGCCTGCACCTGCCGCACGTCGAGGCGGCGCGGGCGCTGGGCGCGAGCCGCCTGCGGATCGCCAGTCGCCACGTCGGACCGGCGACGGCGGGGCCGCTGCTGGTGGCAGCCGCCGTCGGGGTGCGCGGGCGGATCGTAGCCGAAGCGAGCCTGAGCTACCTGGGGTTCGGCATCGCGCCGCCGACGCCAAGCTGGGGCAACATGCTCGCCGCCGCGCAGTCGCGGGTGTGGGACGTGCCGGCCCTGGCGATCTACCCCGGACTGGCCATTTTGACCGTGTCGGTGGCCGCGACGCTGCTGGGCGACGCCCTGCGCGACGCCAACGATCCGACCACGCTGCGTCGTTGATGGAGTCTCCACGATGCACATTGGATTGAGCGGCTGGCAGCGCGAGGCGGCCGGCGACGACCACCAGGGGCTGCTGCGCCTCTTCCAGCGCGCCGACACCCTGGGCTTCGACTCGGTCTGGCTTGCCGAGTACCACTTTCGACGGTCTGGGTTGCCGTACCCGTCGCCGCTGCTGCTGGCGGCGGCCACCTTCGCCGTCACCGAGCGGCTGCGGGTGGGCACTGGGGTCGTGCTGCTGCCGCAGCATCATCCGCTGCTGCTGGCCGAAGCGCTGGCGCAGCTCGACCGACAGGGTAACGGCCGGCTCGACGTGGGCATCGGGCGCGGCAACGACGACGCGGCGCTGCGGGCCATCGGCGTCGATCCTGCCAGCAAGCACGAGCGCTTCGTGGCGGCCTACGAGCTGCTGGTGCGGGCCTGGACACACGGCCGCGTGGCTTCGGCGGATGGCCCCTGGCAGTTTGGCGAGACGGAGGTCGGTCCGCCACCCACGCAGCAGCCGCATCCGCCCCTCTACATTGCCGGCGCGAGCCACGAGACGATCCAGTTCGCCGTCGAGCGGGGGCTGCCGCACCTGTTCAGCCTGGAGCCGCCGGAGGATCGACAGCTCCAGCGCTGGCAGGAGGTTGTCGGACCCGGCCAGCCGCTGGTGGAGCTGGGACGGTCGTCGCTGGCGCGCTACCTCTTCATCGGACGTACGGAGGAGGAGGCGTTCGAGCGGCTCGACCGCGCGCTGCTCCCGATCCTGCGTCGGCGTCGCTCCCAGCCAGTTGACGTGACGGATCGGGAGGCCGTGGCGAGGGCGCGCGCCAACCTGGTCGCCCGGCAGGCGGTCGTCGGCACGCCCGACCAGTGCGTCGAGCAGATCCAGGCGATTGCCCGCGAGATCGGGACGGGCCACCTGCGGCTCACGATCAATGCGCTTGGCGGCCTGGGGATGCTAGACACGCTGGAGCAGCTCGAGCTGTTCGGGCGGGAGGCCCTCGCTGCCTGCCGCGAGATCGTGCCTACCGAGGGCGTGCGGGCGGTCCACGTGGGCGGTTGAGGGTGGCTCCGAGGCACAATCCTGCTGAGGGTGCGCCGGCATGTGCGGGCACCGGCGGCCCTCCAAAGGAGGCGGCCGATGTCCGACAAGCGACGCACGCTCGCCGAGGCCGTCGCCTCGATCCCTGACGGCAGCACGCTGGCGCTCGGCGGCAACACGCTGCACCGCGCGCCGGCCGCCGCCGTCCACGAGCTGATTCGGCAGCACAAGCGCGGCCTGCACCTCGTCAAGACGGCCGGGGCGTATGACGTGGATCTGCTGTGCGGCCTGGGGTGTGCCACCGCTGTCTCGGCCGGGTTCGTGGGGTATGAGACGGTGTTCGGGCTGGCCCCGCTCTACCGCCGCGCTGTCGAGGGTGGGACTGTCGAGGCCCGCGAGCACGCCTGCTACACGATCATCGCCGGGCTGCGGGCGGCGAGCCAGGGCGTTCCGTTCATGCCGCTCAACGGCTTGCAAGGGTCGGACCTCGTCGAGCTACGTGGGTTCAAGTCCGTGCGAGATCCGTATGCGGGCGAGGATGTGCTGGTCGTCCCTGCCATCGTGCCCGACGTCGCCCTGATTCACGTCCAGGCAGCAGATGCGAGTGGAGATTGCCGGATCCTCGGATCGCAATTCGAAGACGTGCTGATGGCGCGAGCCGCCCGGCGCGTCATCGTCACCGCCGAGCGCGTCGTCACGCGGGATGAGCTGGCCGCCGATCCGGCCCACACCGCGATCCCCGGATTCCTGGTGGATACGGTGGTGGAAGCGCCGCGCGGCGCGTGGCCGACCTCGTGCGCGGGCCTCTACGACTACGATGAGGCGTTCATCGGCGAGCTGCTGGCCCACGCGGGCGACCCGGCCGGCCTTCGGGCGTTCGTCGAGGCGAGATTGCTGGCTGAGGCGACGCCCGCATGAGCGGAGGCGTGGACGAGCGCACCGTCGCCGTGCAGATGGCCGTGGCCCTGGCGCGACTGCTCCGCGACGACGAGACGGTCTTTTTCGGGGTGGCCTCGCCGCTGCCGATGGTGGCCGCGCTGCTGGCGAAGCGGCTGCATGCGCCGAGCCTGACCATCCTGACCATTCCGGGCGGTGTCGATCCGCGCCCGGCGTCCCTGCCGCTGTCGACGGTCGATCCGCTGCTGCTCAGCGGCGCGGTG is a window encoding:
- a CDS encoding LLM class flavin-dependent oxidoreductase — protein: MHIGLSGWQREAAGDDHQGLLRLFQRADTLGFDSVWLAEYHFRRSGLPYPSPLLLAAATFAVTERLRVGTGVVLLPQHHPLLLAEALAQLDRQGNGRLDVGIGRGNDDAALRAIGVDPASKHERFVAAYELLVRAWTHGRVASADGPWQFGETEVGPPPTQQPHPPLYIAGASHETIQFAVERGLPHLFSLEPPEDRQLQRWQEVVGPGQPLVELGRSSLARYLFIGRTEEEAFERLDRALLPILRRRRSQPVDVTDREAVARARANLVARQAVVGTPDQCVEQIQAIAREIGTGHLRLTINALGGLGMLDTLEQLELFGREALAACREIVPTEGVRAVHVGG
- a CDS encoding CoA transferase subunit A, producing the protein MSDKRRTLAEAVASIPDGSTLALGGNTLHRAPAAAVHELIRQHKRGLHLVKTAGAYDVDLLCGLGCATAVSAGFVGYETVFGLAPLYRRAVEGGTVEAREHACYTIIAGLRAASQGVPFMPLNGLQGSDLVELRGFKSVRDPYAGEDVLVVPAIVPDVALIHVQAADASGDCRILGSQFEDVLMARAARRVIVTAERVVTRDELAADPAHTAIPGFLVDTVVEAPRGAWPTSCAGLYDYDEAFIGELLAHAGDPAGLRAFVEARLLAEATPA
- a CDS encoding ABC transporter permease; protein product: MVTTWPRRVLAHRTGRPSLLVLAGLALVCLLAPVLVPAGPEAGSLASTLRRPSLDHLLGTDELGRDVLARMIWGGRISLSIALLVTALAPTFGALYGYVAAALPRPLGDPLMRLVDGLLAIPRLPLYLVLLTIVGPSYWAVVAVMTAFEWPAFARLAYLGALGCLHLPHVEAARALGASRLRIASRHVGPATAGPLLVAAAVGVRGRIVAEASLSYLGFGIAPPTPSWGNMLAAAQSRVWDVPALAIYPGLAILTVSVAATLLGDALRDANDPTTLRR